A section of the Citrus sinensis cultivar Valencia sweet orange chromosome 8, DVS_A1.0, whole genome shotgun sequence genome encodes:
- the LOC127899321 gene encoding sugar transport protein MST1-like — protein sequence MRKGRVIIIYERDNEFNSEGRLTGPMLIICIAVASAGLMYGYDIGINGGITKAESFLKKFFPSVLRSQKNAKVVDGFCLFYSWKLTAYNSSLYIAGIFSALMAGRLTTSAGRKGALIIGGIIYLIGVSLHALAVNMGMLFLGRVFTGLGIGFINQTAPIYLVEMAPTKWRGAIGIGFQIFFWSGVAGASNTGNLNGIRITVTWNFNILEALSLCGANLKMLPWCRNGIVLGAATLDFELRDIAH from the exons atgagaaaagGAAGAGTAATCATAATATACGAGCGTGACAATGAATTTAATTCAGAAGGTAGATTGACAGGACCTATGCTGATAATTTGCATTGCTGTTGCTTCAGCTGGACTTATGTATGGGTATGATATTGGTATAAATG GTGGCATAACAAAAGCAGAATCATTTCTGAAGAAATTCTTCCCATCAGTTTTGCGTAGCCAGAAAAATGCGAAAGTTGTGGAtggcttttgtttattttatagttggaaACTAACAGCATACAACTCCTCTTTGTATATTGCTGGTATCTTTTCAGCCTTAATGGCAGGTCGCTTGACAACGTCAGCAGGTCGTAAAGGCGCCTTAATCATTGGTGGTATCATTTACTTGATTGGTGTAAGCCTTCATGCATTAGCAGTAAATATGGGAATGCTCTTTTTAGGTCGTGTCTTTACTGGATTGGGAATTGGTTTCATAAATCAG ACAGCTCCAATATATCTAGTCGAGATGGCTCCTACGAAATGGCGAGGTGCAATTGGGATAGGCTTCCAAATATTCTTCTGGTCTGGGGTGGCTGGCGCAA GTAATACTGGCAATCTTAATGGCATCAGAATCACGGTCACATGGAACTTCAATATTCTCGAAGCGCTCAGCCTTTGTGGCGCTAATCTTAAGATGCTTCCTTGGTGTAGGAATGGCATTGTCTTGGGGGCCGCTACCTTGGATTTTGAACTGCGAGATATTGCCCATTGA